A stretch of Desulfitobacterium dichloroeliminans LMG P-21439 DNA encodes these proteins:
- the nrfD gene encoding NrfD/PsrC family molybdoenzyme membrane anchor subunit produces MDVTWGMPIQEHLPWAGMIALYLFLAGIAGGGFLTASLTDLFNKNRSEQLIKSGALIAPIAIVLGLGLLVVDLSRPLTFWKLLIYINTHSVMSIGTFIISTFVTFAFIYAFLVWGKSFSSKGGLGATIAKLAGKFSALRKPVALLGAVLALSTTTYTGFLLSAVSTNALWSVPFLGLVGVPFLAVLFLISGVSTGLAATLIGAAKEEGLGLYKKVDVVLIVLEIILLMVLFLSVNPLYFTGTMANLFWIGVMMIGLMLPLVLSVYGMIKDRHWVLPVYGAVIVGGLCLRYFIVFSGQML; encoded by the coding sequence ATGGATGTTACATGGGGTATGCCAATTCAAGAACACCTTCCCTGGGCGGGGATGATTGCTTTATACTTGTTCTTAGCGGGTATTGCTGGAGGGGGATTTTTGACGGCTTCTCTAACGGATCTATTTAACAAGAATCGTTCGGAACAACTCATTAAATCGGGTGCCCTTATTGCACCGATCGCCATAGTGCTGGGATTGGGGCTACTAGTAGTGGACCTCAGTAGGCCTTTAACCTTTTGGAAGCTTTTGATCTATATTAATACTCACTCAGTTATGTCCATTGGAACCTTTATCATTTCGACCTTTGTAACCTTTGCCTTTATTTACGCCTTTCTTGTTTGGGGGAAGTCCTTCAGTTCAAAAGGAGGTCTAGGTGCAACAATAGCTAAGCTAGCTGGAAAGTTTTCCGCCTTAAGGAAGCCGGTGGCGCTTCTGGGAGCAGTTCTGGCCTTGAGTACGACAACGTACACTGGGTTTCTTCTTTCAGCGGTTTCAACGAATGCATTGTGGTCTGTTCCTTTCCTTGGTTTAGTGGGGGTTCCTTTTCTAGCGGTTCTGTTCTTAATATCGGGAGTATCCACTGGTTTGGCAGCAACCTTGATTGGTGCTGCTAAAGAAGAAGGTTTAGGACTTTACAAAAAAGTAGATGTAGTTTTGATTGTGCTGGAGATTATTCTACTGATGGTATTATTTCTGTCCGTAAATCCACTCTACTTTACCGGCACCATGGCAAATCTGTTCTGGATTGGTGTAATGATGATTGGCTTGATGTTGCCTCTGGTCTTGTCGGTCTACGGCATGATCAAGGATCGCCATTGGGTTCTGCCCGTTTATGGAGCAGTTATAGTTGGAGGTTTATGCCTTCGTTACTTCATCGTCTTTTCTGGGCAGATGTTATAA
- the glyQ gene encoding glycine--tRNA ligase subunit alpha — protein sequence MKFQDMILSLNQFWGEQGCIIAQPYDIEKGAGTFNPNTFLKALGPEPWKVAYIEPSRRPTDGRYGENPNRLQHYFQYQVIIKPSPNNIQELYLQSLERLGINPKEHDIRFVEDNWESPTLGAWGLGWEVWLDGMEVTQFTYFQQCGGIDCKPVCSEITYGLERLAMYIQNKESVFDIEYVGDITYGDIYLQNEIDYSHYNFEAADVEALQVWFDMYEKEAIRTVEKGLVLPAYDYVLKCSHTFNLLDARGAISVTERTGYIARVRNLARLCAHAYVEQREKLGFPLLKGQSGKEVE from the coding sequence ATGAAATTTCAGGACATGATCCTTTCCCTGAATCAATTTTGGGGGGAGCAAGGCTGCATCATTGCCCAGCCCTATGATATAGAAAAAGGGGCAGGGACCTTTAACCCCAATACTTTTTTAAAAGCCTTAGGCCCCGAGCCTTGGAAAGTCGCTTATATCGAACCTTCCCGTCGTCCCACCGATGGACGCTATGGGGAGAATCCTAACCGTTTGCAACATTATTTCCAATATCAAGTCATCATTAAGCCTTCCCCGAACAATATCCAAGAGCTTTATTTGCAAAGCTTAGAGCGGTTGGGAATTAACCCGAAAGAGCATGATATTCGCTTTGTTGAAGATAACTGGGAATCGCCAACCTTAGGGGCTTGGGGTTTGGGTTGGGAGGTCTGGCTGGATGGCATGGAAGTCACCCAGTTCACCTACTTCCAACAATGTGGTGGGATTGACTGTAAACCCGTTTGCTCTGAGATCACCTATGGTTTAGAACGCCTAGCTATGTATATTCAAAACAAAGAGAGTGTCTTCGACATTGAATATGTAGGCGATATTACTTATGGTGATATCTATCTGCAAAACGAAATCGATTATTCCCATTACAATTTCGAAGCGGCCGATGTAGAAGCTCTACAGGTATGGTTTGATATGTACGAGAAGGAAGCAATCCGCACTGTTGAAAAAGGCCTAGTGCTTCCTGCTTATGATTATGTTCTGAAGTGTTCTCATACCTTTAACCTTCTCGATGCTCGCGGGGCGATCAGCGTCACTGAACGGACAGGCTATATTGCTCGTGTGCGCAACTTAGCTCGACTTTGTGCTCATGCCTATGTTGAGCAGAGAGAAAAGCTGGGCTTCCCCTTACTCAAGGGTCAGTCTGGAAAGGAGGTCGAATAA
- the rfbA gene encoding glucose-1-phosphate thymidylyltransferase RfbA, producing the protein MTKKGIILAGGSGSRLYPLTIAVSKHLMPIYNKPMIYYPLTTLMLAGIREILVITTPQDLFSFQRILQDGSQWGISIKYEIQPSPGGVAQAFIIGREFIGKDSCALILGDNLFYGYRLSEILARAAKQESGATVFAYWVKEPQPYGVVEFNMEGQVFNIEEKPACPKSNYAITGLYFYDNQVVDIVNHLKPSSRGELEISDVNAIYLEKQELTVEKLGRGFTWLDTGTPESLLQASNFILTVEERQGLKIACPEEIAYRMGYIDAVQVGRLIEPIYNTSYGHYLKSLI; encoded by the coding sequence ATGACGAAGAAGGGAATTATCTTGGCAGGGGGATCAGGGAGCCGCTTGTATCCCCTCACTATAGCAGTCAGCAAGCACTTAATGCCGATCTATAACAAACCCATGATTTATTATCCTCTCACCACATTGATGCTAGCAGGCATTAGGGAGATTTTAGTCATCACAACACCTCAGGATCTATTTTCTTTTCAAAGAATTCTACAGGATGGAAGCCAATGGGGGATTAGCATTAAGTATGAAATCCAGCCAAGTCCTGGGGGAGTGGCCCAAGCATTTATTATTGGACGAGAATTTATTGGGAAGGATAGCTGTGCCCTTATTTTGGGTGACAATCTTTTTTACGGTTATCGGTTATCGGAGATTCTGGCTCGAGCAGCCAAGCAGGAGAGCGGGGCAACTGTCTTTGCTTATTGGGTGAAAGAACCGCAACCCTATGGAGTTGTTGAATTTAATATGGAGGGGCAGGTTTTTAATATAGAAGAAAAGCCAGCTTGTCCAAAATCCAATTACGCAATCACCGGACTTTATTTTTATGATAATCAAGTCGTTGATATTGTGAATCATCTTAAACCTTCCTCAAGGGGGGAACTAGAGATTAGCGATGTCAATGCAATTTATTTAGAAAAACAAGAATTAACTGTTGAAAAGCTGGGGCGTGGATTTACTTGGTTAGATACCGGCACCCCTGAATCCTTACTGCAAGCATCAAACTTTATTCTAACGGTTGAAGAACGTCAAGGGTTAAAGATTGCTTGCCCAGAGGAGATTGCTTACCGGATGGGATACATTGATGCGGTGCAAGTGGGAAGATTAATAGAGCCTATTTATAACACGAGTTACGGACACTATCTAAAGAGTCTTATCTGA
- a CDS encoding YeeE/YedE thiosulfate transporter family protein, which yields MRKELQIVYKGPWAYWVGAVVLAILNLLVLVIRQRPWGVTTSIEEWSVWIGSKIGLVNSTDITLGQLFLSDGTYLNLGVILGAFWATLVAAQARFRPLKDMKFAISALIGGILMGYGARIAYGCNIGLVLNGIASGSLSGWIFTVAVFIGTWLGSKVLLRFLV from the coding sequence ATGAGAAAAGAACTGCAAATCGTTTATAAGGGACCATGGGCCTATTGGGTTGGAGCAGTTGTGTTAGCAATTTTAAATCTATTGGTTCTGGTTATTAGGCAAAGGCCTTGGGGAGTTACAACATCTATTGAGGAATGGTCCGTATGGATAGGGTCAAAAATTGGCTTAGTCAATAGCACGGATATTACCCTTGGGCAATTGTTCTTATCTGATGGGACATATTTGAATCTGGGTGTGATATTGGGCGCTTTTTGGGCGACACTCGTTGCTGCACAGGCACGCTTTCGCCCCCTTAAGGATATGAAGTTTGCGATTTCTGCGTTAATCGGCGGGATTCTTATGGGCTATGGAGCTCGTATTGCATACGGGTGCAACATAGGTCTGGTACTCAATGGTATTGCTTCGGGTTCGTTATCGGGCTGGATTTTCACTGTTGCAGTGTTTATTGGGACCTGGCTTGGGTCGAAAGTATTATTGAGATTTTTAGTGTAA
- a CDS encoding rhodanese-like domain-containing protein: MKRIRLSLTVLLGLSLVLSGCSATSSSGVSATAITQQPVAQAPQTPQVDVVREAAEAYFAKMPADVYKIPEKDFVAKVKAGEDLFIMDVRQAKDYDAGHIKGAVNIPWGEAIAQNLVNLPKDKTIMVYCYTGQTAGQTVALLNVAGFNAKSVNLGWNLGISKVEGVADVTETTANVIPAGKAEIKPEVQTAITEYFSKMAELKGTTYANYKISEDDAKKALDAKDPNVMFLSLRKADDFNKGHIEGAINLPFAKGMQAYFGMLLPQDKKIVAYCYTGQTAGQTVAILRLLGYDAVSLNSGMGMPSTPGSGWANKGFPVVGIENAAPPQGSSGSQPSGAQPQPNAGDHS; this comes from the coding sequence ATGAAAAGGATAAGGTTATCTCTCACGGTTCTCCTTGGTTTATCTCTTGTACTTTCTGGGTGCTCCGCTACTTCTTCATCTGGTGTTTCGGCAACAGCTATTACCCAACAGCCCGTGGCTCAGGCTCCCCAGACACCTCAAGTGGATGTAGTACGAGAGGCTGCCGAAGCTTACTTCGCTAAAATGCCGGCAGATGTTTACAAAATCCCTGAGAAAGATTTTGTAGCTAAAGTCAAAGCCGGCGAAGATCTGTTTATCATGGACGTACGACAAGCAAAGGATTATGATGCAGGTCACATTAAAGGAGCGGTTAACATTCCTTGGGGTGAGGCTATCGCCCAAAACCTAGTGAACTTACCCAAGGACAAAACGATCATGGTGTATTGCTATACCGGCCAAACTGCAGGTCAGACCGTTGCTCTCTTAAACGTGGCTGGTTTCAATGCAAAATCAGTGAATCTGGGCTGGAATCTTGGGATCTCTAAAGTTGAAGGGGTCGCTGATGTGACTGAAACCACAGCGAACGTTATTCCGGCAGGAAAGGCAGAGATCAAGCCAGAAGTCCAAACTGCCATTACCGAATACTTCTCGAAAATGGCTGAGCTGAAAGGCACAACCTATGCCAATTATAAAATCAGTGAAGATGATGCAAAAAAAGCGTTAGATGCTAAAGACCCGAACGTTATGTTCTTATCCTTAAGAAAAGCAGACGACTTTAACAAAGGCCATATTGAAGGGGCGATTAATCTTCCTTTTGCAAAGGGAATGCAAGCCTATTTTGGGATGCTGCTTCCTCAGGACAAAAAAATAGTAGCCTACTGTTATACCGGTCAAACGGCTGGTCAGACTGTGGCCATTCTCCGCTTACTCGGTTATGACGCAGTCTCGTTAAACTCTGGTATGGGTATGCCTTCTACTCCCGGTTCTGGATGGGCGAATAAAGGATTCCCAGTGGTTGGAATAGAAAATGCTGCACCGCCTCAAGGTTCTTCCGGTAGCCAACCTTCAGGTGCTCAGCCTCAACCTAATGCAGGGGATCATTCTTAA
- a CDS encoding 4Fe-4S dicluster domain-containing protein — protein MINLAKHYGMVIEIAKCIGCQACTVACKFQNNVPDGQYRTMSPAFGPTGTYPNVTMHFGKEACQMCQNAPCVDVCPTKASHYDENGLVMIDPNKCVGCKYCLTACPYDARFINADTGAADKCTFCFEERVSQGLKPACVTTCVGGSLSFGDVNDPESDVAKIMAKSKVEFRKGELGTQPSIYYIYDGVVR, from the coding sequence ATGATTAACTTGGCTAAGCATTACGGTATGGTCATAGAAATCGCAAAGTGTATTGGATGTCAGGCCTGTACGGTAGCCTGCAAATTTCAAAATAACGTTCCGGACGGACAATATAGAACCATGTCTCCGGCCTTTGGTCCTACTGGAACCTATCCGAATGTCACCATGCATTTCGGTAAAGAAGCGTGTCAGATGTGCCAAAATGCCCCTTGTGTCGATGTTTGTCCTACAAAAGCATCACATTACGATGAGAATGGACTTGTGATGATTGATCCGAATAAGTGTGTTGGATGTAAATATTGCCTAACGGCTTGTCCTTATGATGCACGTTTTATCAACGCAGATACGGGTGCGGCAGATAAATGTACGTTTTGTTTTGAAGAAAGGGTATCTCAGGGGCTTAAACCAGCATGTGTTACGACCTGTGTGGGAGGGTCATTAAGCTTTGGTGATGTCAATGATCCAGAGAGTGATGTGGCAAAAATTATGGCAAAGAGTAAGGTGGAGTTCCGCAAGGGAGAACTTGGAACACAGCCTAGTATTTATTATATTTATGATGGGGTGGTGAGATAA
- a CDS encoding YeeE/YedE thiosulfate transporter family protein, which translates to MLKKSQLKLNIGFLLFILLLFFLLIQVSIQLTMIFAVSLAIGFTLQKSRFCFVAAFRDPLLVGTTKLTEALILLLAISIVGFAIVFHLANMLNYPLNLYITPFGFHTVLGGILFGLGMVLAGGCATGVLMRVGEGFAMQMVALVGLLIGAFLGKYSVSFWRTIFHEFPGVSLPDTLGWVTSIAAELLILLLLWKIIRRWQQKQKEVG; encoded by the coding sequence ATGTTAAAAAAGTCACAATTAAAATTGAATATTGGTTTCCTGCTTTTTATACTGTTATTGTTCTTTTTATTGATACAAGTGAGTATCCAACTAACCATGATCTTTGCAGTAAGTTTAGCTATTGGCTTTACTTTGCAAAAATCAAGGTTTTGCTTTGTGGCGGCTTTCCGTGATCCTTTGTTAGTTGGCACAACCAAGCTGACCGAAGCGCTAATCCTATTGTTAGCCATTAGTATTGTTGGATTTGCGATTGTGTTTCATTTAGCTAATATGCTTAACTACCCATTGAATTTGTATATCACTCCTTTCGGCTTTCACACCGTTCTTGGGGGCATCTTATTTGGATTGGGTATGGTTTTGGCTGGGGGCTGTGCTACTGGTGTTCTCATGCGTGTTGGTGAAGGGTTTGCCATGCAAATGGTTGCGTTAGTAGGCCTACTCATTGGAGCATTTTTAGGTAAATACTCCGTATCCTTCTGGCGGACAATTTTTCATGAATTTCCGGGAGTATCACTTCCTGATACTCTAGGCTGGGTTACGTCAATAGCTGCTGAGTTATTGATACTACTCCTATTATGGAAAATCATTCGCAGGTGGCAGCAAAAGCAAAAGGAAGTTGGCTGA
- a CDS encoding LysR family transcriptional regulator produces the protein MSKGSNSIREGDYLDTHQLRIFIAVSKFQSISKAAKVMHLSQPAVSTHIKNLEEYYRGPLFERTQQGVSLTKAGHVFYNYAQRFLALEEEMNQQLEITMQHENNQIIVGASTTIGNVSLPCSIYLFKEEYPEVNIRLEIANAEEILRKVKDEQVDFGVAELFPEAPGISTHHVTSDELVLIVPPSHPAESDKITLEEFLNQPLIMREAGSGTHKVLTQFLETQGYTFKDLKIITEMNTIDSIKSAVQAGMGGAVVPRLSVKKEIYQGSLKALTVENMNMPVNYNILKLNNHYLSSKTRQLIKFLTDPEERFLC, from the coding sequence ATGTCCAAAGGTTCTAATTCTATAAGAGAGGGTGACTACTTGGACACTCATCAATTACGAATTTTCATCGCTGTTTCAAAATTCCAAAGCATTTCTAAAGCTGCCAAGGTCATGCATTTAAGCCAACCTGCGGTTAGCACACATATTAAAAATTTAGAGGAATATTACAGAGGTCCATTGTTTGAGCGAACGCAACAAGGCGTCTCGCTTACTAAAGCAGGGCATGTTTTTTACAACTATGCCCAAAGGTTCTTAGCGTTGGAAGAAGAGATGAATCAGCAATTGGAGATTACCATGCAGCATGAAAATAACCAGATTATTGTTGGTGCAAGCACAACCATTGGTAATGTTTCACTTCCCTGTTCAATCTACCTATTTAAAGAGGAATATCCAGAGGTGAATATTCGGCTCGAAATTGCCAATGCTGAAGAAATACTGCGCAAAGTAAAGGACGAACAAGTTGATTTTGGTGTGGCTGAACTATTTCCTGAAGCTCCGGGGATAAGTACCCATCACGTTACTTCAGATGAGTTGGTGCTGATTGTGCCACCCTCCCATCCTGCCGAATCCGATAAAATTACCTTAGAGGAATTCTTGAATCAACCTTTAATCATGCGCGAAGCGGGATCGGGTACCCATAAAGTGCTTACCCAATTTCTTGAAACTCAGGGTTATACCTTCAAGGATCTTAAAATAATTACTGAAATGAATACTATTGACTCCATTAAGTCAGCTGTACAGGCAGGCATGGGAGGGGCTGTTGTGCCTCGCTTGTCCGTCAAAAAGGAAATATATCAAGGATCACTTAAAGCGCTTACTGTTGAGAATATGAATATGCCCGTGAACTATAATATTCTAAAACTTAATAATCATTATTTATCTTCTAAAACCAGACAATTGATCAAGTTTCTCACGGACCCAGAAGAACGCTTTTTATGTTAG
- a CDS encoding TorD/DmsD family molecular chaperone gives MSNIAELYLSFAGIFSRPHQEVAGHLEELIDLWWEEIPGGKVYIEEIEEFCRKFPSASRRVDVLWEHYIPLFEVGDVEAAPYASVHVSDHGLILGKEAELVREFYQACGYEVSAEGKELPDHLAVELEFLALLARDSRTKERIDFEEKHLRIFLAKLLPLIIERKRSIYSSAAKLLELWQLNLEGKDD, from the coding sequence TTGAGCAATATAGCAGAATTATACTTATCTTTTGCAGGGATATTTTCTAGGCCTCACCAGGAAGTTGCAGGTCATCTTGAAGAGCTTATTGATTTGTGGTGGGAGGAAATCCCTGGGGGTAAAGTATATATTGAAGAAATTGAAGAGTTTTGTCGAAAGTTTCCCTCGGCTAGTCGAAGGGTCGACGTGTTGTGGGAACACTACATTCCGCTGTTTGAGGTCGGGGATGTCGAGGCAGCTCCTTATGCCTCGGTTCATGTTTCTGATCATGGATTAATACTGGGAAAAGAGGCGGAATTGGTAAGAGAGTTCTACCAAGCCTGCGGTTATGAAGTCAGCGCAGAAGGCAAGGAACTGCCCGATCATCTGGCAGTTGAGCTTGAATTCTTGGCATTATTGGCCCGAGATTCTAGAACGAAGGAACGGATTGACTTTGAAGAAAAGCACTTAAGGATATTTCTCGCTAAACTTCTACCCCTGATTATTGAACGTAAGCGATCGATCTATTCAAGTGCTGCTAAATTATTGGAACTATGGCAATTAAATTTGGAAGGAAAGGATGATTAA
- a CDS encoding rhodanese-like domain-containing protein, with protein sequence MKKLGLLSIEVLLVLSLVLTGCSTSSSTPATTQPAASTQPAPTEPAQPPAPEVNVVEEAAEAYFANMPADVYKIPEKDFVAKVKAGEDLFIVDVRQAKDYDAGHIKGAVNMPWGEAIAQNLVNLPKDKTIMVYCYTGQTAGQTVALLNVAGFNAKSVNLGWNLGISKVEGVADVTETTANAIPAGKTEIKPEVQTAITDYFSKMAELKGTTYANYKISEDDAKKALDAKDTSVMFLSVRKAEDYAKGHIEGAINIPFAKGMQASFNQLPKDKKVIVHCYTGQTAGQTVAILRLLGYDAVSLNSGMGMPSTPGTGWANKGFPVVK encoded by the coding sequence ATGAAAAAGCTAGGTCTTTTATCAATTGAAGTGCTCTTGGTTTTGTCTCTCGTTCTTACAGGATGTTCCACTTCTTCCAGTACTCCAGCTACGACCCAACCAGCGGCATCCACCCAACCGGCACCGACTGAGCCTGCTCAGCCCCCCGCACCTGAAGTGAATGTGGTTGAAGAGGCAGCGGAAGCTTACTTTGCTAACATGCCTGCAGATGTTTACAAAATTCCTGAGAAAGATTTTGTAGCTAAAGTTAAAGCTGGTGAAGATCTCTTTATCGTGGACGTACGCCAAGCGAAGGATTATGATGCAGGTCATATCAAAGGAGCGGTTAACATGCCTTGGGGTGAGGCTATAGCCCAAAACTTGGTGAACTTACCCAAAGACAAAACGATCATGGTGTATTGCTATACCGGCCAAACAGCAGGTCAGACCGTTGCTCTCTTAAACGTGGCTGGTTTTAATGCAAAATCAGTGAATCTAGGCTGGAATCTTGGGATCTCTAAAGTCGAAGGGGTCGCTGATGTGACTGAAACCACAGCGAATGCTATTCCGGCAGGAAAGACGGAGATCAAGCCAGAAGTCCAAACCGCCATTACCGACTACTTCTCGAAAATGGCTGAGCTGAAAGGCACAACCTACGCTAACTATAAAATCAGTGAAGATGATGCAAAAAAAGCCTTAGATGCTAAGGACACAAGTGTTATGTTCTTATCTGTAAGAAAAGCCGAAGATTATGCAAAAGGTCATATTGAAGGCGCCATCAATATTCCCTTCGCTAAGGGAATGCAAGCTTCCTTTAACCAGCTTCCTAAAGATAAGAAGGTAATCGTGCATTGCTATACCGGTCAAACAGCAGGTCAGACCGTGGCGATCCTCCGTTTACTCGGTTATGATGCAGTCTCCTTAAATTCTGGCATGGGAATGCCTTCTACACCCGGTACTGGATGGGCCAATAAAGGATTCCCAGTGGTTAAATAA
- a CDS encoding sulfurtransferase TusA family protein: protein MKTYTLDIWGEMCPIPIIKTQRKLKEIACGDRLVLETDHSCTSRAIVLWVREHGHEITESEVSNGIWRLEITKKH, encoded by the coding sequence ATGAAAACCTATACTTTAGATATTTGGGGTGAAATGTGCCCCATTCCTATCATTAAAACACAGCGTAAGTTGAAAGAAATAGCATGCGGCGATCGGTTAGTATTGGAAACGGACCATAGTTGTACGAGCAGGGCCATTGTTCTATGGGTACGTGAACATGGACATGAAATCACGGAAAGTGAAGTTTCCAATGGGATATGGCGGTTAGAAATAACAAAGAAACACTAA
- the phsA gene encoding thiosulfate reductase PhsA, producing the protein MRRREFLKYALCGAGGTAITVGSFGALNKISPKTALATETTEEATIFSACEMCRNQCPIAVKVSNGKVTKIEGNPNDSGFGGVICARGNSGPSLLYDPQRLKKPMIRTGDRGTGKYKEVSWDEAYTYIAEKVKEIQTTYGSEEIAFASRKGPHDMFFRAIGKGIGSPNIFSHEATCPMTRSVALDSMFGVEMIAADYANAKYIISFGRNWLEGIHIAQTRGIMKALAKGAKIVSLDPRLNVTATKGEWLPIKGATDLAFVMAMANILINEELYDKEFVERYTSGFEQWKEAVKDKTPEWAEQETGIPKDTIIRVTREFAEACPNALIEFGWRTGLTPNDYQLRRGIMIVNMMMGNFEVPGGYYRVKNAGVTNRFPGMTGYAKPLGSVSQPEFPKPITSRIDGTGIKGVPGQIIPEGDGAVGQIVESILTESPYPIKGWFVHRFNPVISITESERTIEALKKLDLLVVCDLYMTDTAMYADVILPECTYLERSEQIYDMSALTPKYVIRQAAVPLVYPDTKPAWQIYKELGETMGIGQYFPYETIDDYINQQLTPAGITLEHMKEKGVWTPEGMKPFYVRKDPLASLDNLIAKPSKKIEFYAEEVQQATKQGIPQYTHYPQPEEGQFRFVQGKVAVHTNAGTANVPILNQLMPENSLWINPESAGKLGIKDGDEIVISSGKYEHKGRAKVTQGIRPDTVFAYHGFGRISPEMKRAYGKGINVNKLTDNVIGEVGNVVTSMNFVTLKKA; encoded by the coding sequence GTGAGAAGGAGAGAGTTTTTAAAATATGCACTTTGTGGCGCAGGAGGGACAGCCATCACTGTGGGTAGTTTTGGTGCCCTGAATAAAATTTCACCGAAGACGGCTCTTGCTACTGAAACTACTGAAGAAGCTACGATTTTTTCAGCTTGTGAAATGTGCCGTAACCAGTGCCCGATCGCAGTCAAGGTTTCTAATGGAAAAGTCACAAAAATCGAGGGGAACCCTAATGATTCAGGGTTCGGAGGGGTCATTTGTGCCCGAGGAAATTCAGGACCCTCATTATTGTATGACCCGCAAAGGCTTAAGAAACCAATGATTAGAACAGGTGATCGAGGAACTGGAAAATATAAGGAAGTGTCTTGGGACGAGGCCTATACCTATATTGCAGAAAAAGTAAAAGAAATCCAAACGACCTATGGTAGCGAAGAAATTGCTTTTGCTAGCCGCAAAGGGCCTCATGATATGTTTTTTCGCGCTATCGGCAAGGGAATTGGCAGTCCTAATATATTTTCTCATGAAGCAACCTGCCCTATGACACGCTCGGTGGCTTTGGATAGCATGTTTGGTGTTGAAATGATTGCTGCTGATTATGCTAATGCAAAATATATCATTTCTTTCGGCCGCAACTGGCTAGAAGGCATTCACATTGCCCAGACCCGAGGGATAATGAAAGCTCTTGCTAAAGGGGCGAAGATTGTCTCTCTTGATCCTCGGCTTAATGTCACTGCAACCAAGGGAGAATGGTTGCCTATCAAGGGAGCCACAGACTTGGCCTTTGTTATGGCCATGGCGAATATCCTTATTAACGAAGAACTCTATGACAAAGAATTTGTCGAGCGGTATACATCAGGGTTCGAGCAATGGAAAGAGGCCGTTAAGGATAAGACACCGGAATGGGCAGAACAAGAAACCGGAATTCCCAAAGACACCATCATCAGAGTAACACGTGAGTTTGCGGAGGCTTGCCCCAACGCACTTATAGAATTCGGTTGGCGGACAGGACTTACACCGAATGATTATCAACTCCGTAGAGGCATTATGATCGTTAATATGATGATGGGCAATTTTGAAGTTCCGGGAGGTTACTACCGCGTAAAAAACGCCGGAGTAACCAACCGATTCCCAGGGATGACCGGCTATGCAAAACCCCTTGGCTCCGTAAGTCAACCGGAATTTCCCAAACCGATCACCAGTAGAATCGATGGTACCGGGATAAAAGGAGTGCCTGGGCAAATCATCCCTGAGGGTGATGGTGCTGTTGGGCAAATAGTCGAGTCTATTCTTACTGAAAGTCCTTATCCAATTAAGGGTTGGTTCGTCCATCGGTTTAACCCTGTGATCAGTATAACGGAAAGTGAAAGAACCATTGAAGCCTTAAAGAAATTGGATCTGTTGGTGGTATGCGATCTTTACATGACGGACACAGCGATGTATGCCGATGTGATTCTTCCTGAATGCACGTATTTGGAACGGTCCGAGCAAATCTATGATATGTCAGCTTTAACGCCGAAATATGTTATTCGCCAGGCGGCGGTTCCGTTAGTTTATCCTGATACTAAACCAGCTTGGCAGATTTACAAAGAACTCGGTGAAACCATGGGCATAGGTCAGTATTTCCCCTATGAAACCATTGATGATTATATTAATCAACAATTAACCCCCGCGGGAATAACTTTAGAACACATGAAGGAAAAAGGCGTTTGGACTCCGGAGGGAATGAAGCCGTTTTATGTGCGGAAGGATCCATTAGCCTCTTTGGATAACTTAATCGCTAAACCTAGTAAAAAAATCGAGTTCTATGCTGAAGAGGTTCAACAGGCTACAAAACAGGGAATCCCTCAATACACTCACTATCCTCAACCTGAGGAGGGCCAATTCCGATTTGTACAGGGAAAAGTGGCTGTGCATACTAATGCCGGTACAGCAAATGTTCCCATCCTTAATCAACTGATGCCAGAGAATTCCCTTTGGATCAACCCGGAGAGTGCCGGGAAGCTTGGCATAAAAGATGGTGATGAGATTGTTATTTCTTCAGGAAAATATGAGCATAAAGGAAGGGCTAAGGTCACTCAAGGAATACGGCCGGATACAGTATTTGCTTATCATGGATTTGGACGTATATCCCCTGAGATGAAGAGAGCCTATGGTAAAGGGATTAATGTCAATAAGCTTACTGATAACGTTATCGGCGAAGTAGGCAACGTCGTCACATCGATGAATTTTGTAACTCTTAAAAAGGCATAG